A single Drosophila ananassae strain 14024-0371.13 chromosome 3L, ASM1763931v2, whole genome shotgun sequence DNA region contains:
- the LOC6496610 gene encoding ubiquitin-conjugating enzyme E2 W isoform X1, protein MLKLFKKSKDKIPKSEIITEPKEPKTPPVSKCGKPLQLDNCRWERRLHKELMSLIKEPPPGVTVDTESVQQNLSEWKINIKGFEGTLYEGEDFQLLFKFNNKYPFDSPEVTFIGSNIPVHPHVYSNGHICLSILTEDWSPALSVQSVCLSIASMLSSCREKKRPPDNTLYVKTCNKNPKKTKWWYHDDSV, encoded by the exons ATGCTGAAGTTGTTCAAAAAGTCGAAAGACAAGATCCCCAAGTCGGAGATCATCACCGAGCCGAAGGAGCCCAAGACGCCGCCGGTCTCCAAGTGCGGCAAACCCCTCCAGCTGGACAACTGTCGATGGGAG CGCCGGCTGCACAAAGAGTTGATGTCCCTGATCAAGGAGCCGCCGCCGGGCGTTACCGTTGACACTGAGAGCGTACAGCAAAATTTATCCGA atggaaaataaatattaaaggtTTCGAGGGCACACTTTACGAGGGCGAGGACTTCCAGCTGCTGTTCAAATTCAACAATAAATATCCCTTCGATTCGCCAGAG GTGACCTTCATTGGCAGCAACATACCAGTGCATCCTCATGTTTATAGCAATGGACACATCTGCCTATCCATTCTGACCGAGGACTGGTCGCCGGCGCTGTCGGTGCAATCGGTGTGCCTTAGCATAGCCTCCATGTTGAGCAGCTGTCGCGAGAAAAAGCGTCCGCCGGATAACACGCTCTACGTAAAGACCTGCAATAAAAATCCCAAAAAGACTAAATGGTGGTATCACG ACGACTCTGTTTAG
- the LOC6496610 gene encoding ubiquitin-conjugating enzyme E2 W isoform X2 codes for MSSMSPSERRLHKELMSLIKEPPPGVTVDTESVQQNLSEWKINIKGFEGTLYEGEDFQLLFKFNNKYPFDSPEVTFIGSNIPVHPHVYSNGHICLSILTEDWSPALSVQSVCLSIASMLSSCREKKRPPDNTLYVKTCNKNPKKTKWWYHDDSV; via the exons CGCCGGCTGCACAAAGAGTTGATGTCCCTGATCAAGGAGCCGCCGCCGGGCGTTACCGTTGACACTGAGAGCGTACAGCAAAATTTATCCGA atggaaaataaatattaaaggtTTCGAGGGCACACTTTACGAGGGCGAGGACTTCCAGCTGCTGTTCAAATTCAACAATAAATATCCCTTCGATTCGCCAGAG GTGACCTTCATTGGCAGCAACATACCAGTGCATCCTCATGTTTATAGCAATGGACACATCTGCCTATCCATTCTGACCGAGGACTGGTCGCCGGCGCTGTCGGTGCAATCGGTGTGCCTTAGCATAGCCTCCATGTTGAGCAGCTGTCGCGAGAAAAAGCGTCCGCCGGATAACACGCTCTACGTAAAGACCTGCAATAAAAATCCCAAAAAGACTAAATGGTGGTATCACG ACGACTCTGTTTAG
- the LOC6493956 gene encoding CDK-activating kinase assembly factor MAT1, with translation MDDQACPRCKTTKYRNPSLKLMVNVCGHTLCESCVDLLFLKGSGACPECMVPLRRNNFRVQLFEDPMVEKEVDIRRRILRDYNKREEDFGSLEEYNDYLEEIENIVFNLCNNIEIFETNKRIEAYKRDNREVIQRNKTRVGRDEYALEEMLELERVQEESRKKELEELEIEHKKKKARDKQALIEELMYSGKDAAQIVNEFAEKAEKQREEEKQLPPPKPATEFSTGIKFGQTADPSLLPVPKSEEGPLFVYEPFLVLTEGPAPPPPTEIEAKGYIAHIRGETPQENAGGFTSTIACERALQEALQGLYYTPTAGLSLAT, from the coding sequence ATGGATGACCAGGCTTGCCCGCGGTGCAAGACCACCAAATACCGCAACCCATCACTCAAGTTGATGGTCAACGTTTGCGGACACACTCTTTGCGAATCTTGCGTGGACTTGCTCTTTCTCAAGGGATCGGGCGCCTGCCCGGAGTGCATGGTGCCCCTGCGACGCAACAACTTCCGTGTGCAGCTATTCGAGGATCCCATGGTGGAGAAGGAGGTGGACATAAGGCGGCGAATCCTGCGCGACTACAACAAGCGCGAGGAAGACTTTGGGTCGTTGGAGGAGTACAACGACTATCTGGAAGAGATCGAGAACATCGTGTTCAACCTGTGCAACAACATCGAGATCTTTGAGACGAACAAGCGGATCGAGGCCTACAAGCGGGACAACCGCGAAGTGATCCAGCGGAACAAGACGCGTGTCGGACGCGATGAGTACGCGCTGGAGGAGATGCTGGAGCTGGAACGCGTGCAGGAGGAGTCGCGAAAGAAGGAACTCGAGGAGCTGGAGATCGAacataagaagaagaaggccCGCGACAAGCAGGCTCTGATCGAAGAGCTCATGTACAGCGGCAAAGACGCCGCCCAGATAGTCAATGAGTTTGCTGAAAAGGCAGAGAAGCAGCGCGAGGAGGAGAAGCAACTGCCACCACCCAAGCCAGCTACAGAGTTCTCCACGGGCATCAAATTCGGACAGACTGCAGATCCTTCGCTGCTGCCCGTGCCCAAGTCTGAGGAGGGGCCGTTGTTTGTTTACGAGCCATTTTTGGTCTTGACGGAAGGTCCTGCGCCCCCGCCGCCCACTGAAATCGAGGCCAAGGGCTACATAGCGCACATTCGCGGGGAGACGCCGCAGGAGAACGCCGGTGGCTTCACCTCCACTATCGCTTGCGAGCGGGCTCTGCAGGAGGCCCTGCAAGGACTCTACTACACGCCCACGGCGGGACTGTCGCTGGCCACTTAG
- the LOC6493955 gene encoding uncharacterized protein LOC6493955 isoform X1, producing MRPPMAMPSMPASTGLQPTEVHSHHPISHSHSHAHSHSHPHQVHATPPSQQDRSSHSHAKLPPLELLVENKISYSSSYQPEIKSAQRSPSSEEHCGSVARASIFDDAAENFVINFPSESSTAQHLLPLSETVPLLTHIEATVVDKQRSIRLNKNSASLIFTKKELSQNSHSHNHHHHPNQRRQHHSSLYGGGRKPTKHLPPTRGHHQRRSLPLSYNNNNLVTTGGSGGGGGVAGAAAAAGGGGKLVPLKQHHGTAGHTAHPTANSGGGAAAPSARKQLSYSWYAPVYSALEEELEQDSRDSSPIHNLANSKQHQRSASQRAASAASTALHATPRHAHVHDSGDAETVALLDPQVRSKVIIAPANGDAGGGGTGGVAGGGTGSGSTTTTGGGGGGGGGSGVGAGELEISLGLSGAGQLPRRRRFENFIKSLVGLKGSGASSRSSASGPPEREREQRDRERPASPEIRITRTPSEQDVVLRDPGGRQLGHHQKQQLANGRQGRSSLSISGSSSSLNVVQQKLWHVMRREGSASSLHQEKSQSIVQYTGLRKCETVLALTRQSQGHPQGHGLGMSQSRSQGHSLAVHGGSGVFSASGVEQIRPLNRLRNSISSMNGVGTCSRCSSLLSLAASGSRYSLANGFLPRPGSALGTPEIHEPHINVNAQIRLSGGSGSGTATSPSPPSNVTTATLHSSSANNLTLDEQPATSAGTPATSPTAGPPGGSDELGPFGTDHAYPLTVTSLLSMASANQAAQACCVRDGITLKRREMLASAEVTPSAGTPATPSASFQPFTCKLCLLDVEDVAEAMSLQQCGCQFCVECMRAYVEFEISEGAYEISCPDAKCPAQGAISLPEIANLTTTNLLKKHHRYRLNREIELDKTRTWCPRAGCETICMVGAQPGAASAICQMDESPSTSQSYTPQQESGGGNGGGGGAGDQVGSVAAVLSIAVHCPSCKDEFCALCKKAYHPNISCDEFGRRLIADGQDDIGIPFDNELIKCCPMCAVPIEKDEGCAQMMCKRCKHVFCWYCLASLDDDFLLRHYDKGPCKNKLGHSRASVVWHRAQVIGIFAGFGILLLVASPLLLLAAPCIICCKCRGCSGSKIDEVDGELEEEVTALQG from the exons ATGCGGCCACCCATGGCGATGCCATCGATGCCAGCCTCGACGGGTCTGCAGCCGACTGAAGTTCACTCGCACCACCcgatctcccactcccactcccacgcGCATTCGCACTCGCACCCGCACCAGGTGCATGCCACGCCGCCGAGCCAGCAGGATCGGAGCTCGCACAGCCACGCCAAGCTGCCCCCGCTGGAACTGCTGGTGGAGAACAAGATCAGCTACAGCAGCAGCTACCAGCCGGAGATCAAGAGCGCCCAGCGGAGTCCCTCCTCCGAGGAGCACTGCGGGAGTGTCGCGCGGGCGAGCATCTTTGATGACGCCGCCGAGAACTTCGTGATCAACTTCCCCTCGGAGTCGAGCACAGCCCAGCACCTGCTGCCCCTGTCGGAGACGGTGCCCCTGCTCACCCACATCGAGGCGACGGTGGTGGACAAGCAGCGCTCCATCCGGCTGAACAAGAACAGCGCCTCCCTGATCTTCACCAAGAAGGAGCTGTCCCAGAATAGCCATTCccacaaccaccaccaccatcccAACCAGCGGAGGCAGCACCACAGCAGCCTGTACGGAGGGGGCCGGAAGCCCACCAAGCACCTACCGCCCACCCGGGGACACCACCAGCGGCGGAGTCTACCGCTcagctacaacaacaacaatctgGTGACCACCGGCGGCTcgggaggcggcggcggcgtaGCAGGAGCAGCTGCGGCTGCCGGAGGCGGTGGCAAGCTAGTCCCGCTGAAGCAGCACCACGGAACCGCTGGACACACGGCCCACCCTACGGCGAACAGTGGTGGAGGTGCCGCGGCTCCGTCCGCCCGCAAGCAGCTCTCCTACTCCTGGTACGCTCCTGTCTACAGCGCCCTTgaggaggagctggagcaggaTTCACGG GACTCGTCCCCCATCCACAATCTGGCCAACTCAAAGCAGCACCAGCGCTCCGCCAGCCAGAGGGCCGCCAGTGCCGCCTCCACCGCCCTGCATGCCACGCCCCGCCACGCCCACGTTCACGATTCCGGCGACGCGGAGACGGTTGCGCTGCTGGACCCGCAGGTGCGCAGCAAGGTCATCATTGCCCCGGCAAATGGCGACGCAGGTGGCGGCGGAACAGGCGGAGTGGCGGGTGGCGGCACTGGCTCTggctccaccaccaccaccgggggaggaggaggtggtggcggCGGCAGTGGCGTGGGAGCTGGAGAACTGGAGATCTCTCTGGGCCTATCTGGCGCTGGCCAACTGCCGCGTCGGCGCCGCTTCGAGAACTTCATCAAGTCGCTGGTGGGGCTCAAGGGGAGCGGGGCCAGCAGTCGCAGCAGCGCTAGTGGCCCGCCCGAGCGGGAACGAGAGCAGCGGGACCGGGAGCGTCCTGCCTCGCCGGAAATCCGGATCACGCGCACGCCCTCCGAGCAGGATGTGGTGCTGCGGGACCCCGGCGGCCGGCAACTTGGCCACCATCAGAAGCAGCAGCTAGCCAACGGGCGGCAGGGCAGGAGCAGCCTCAGCATTAGCGGGTCGAGCAGCTCCCTGAACGTGGTGCAGCAGAAGCTGTGGCACGTGATGCGGCGCGAGGGCAGCGCCAGCAGCCTGCACCAGGAGAAGTCGCAGTCGATTGTCCAGTACACCGGCCTGCGCAAGTGCGAGACGGTGCTGGCCCTGACCCGGCAGAGTCAGGGTCATCCCCAGGGCCACGGCCTCGGCATGAGCCAGAGCCGCAGCCAGGGCCACTCGCTGGCGGTGCACGGCGGCAGCGGAGTCTTCAGTGCCAGCGGCGTGGAGCAGATTCGCCCGCTGAACCGCCTGAGgaacagcatcagcagcatGAACGGCGTGGGCACCTGCTCGCGCTGCTCCAGCCTCCTGTCCCTGGCCGCCTCCGGGTCGCGGTACTCCCTGGCCAATGGCTTCCTGCCCCGGCCGGGCTCTGCCCTGGGCACCCCGGAGATCCACGAGCCGCATATCAACGTGAACGCCCAGATCCGACTCAGCgggggcagtggcagcggcacCGCAACCAGCCCCAGTCCGCCGTCCAACGTCACAACCGCCACGCTGCACTCCAGCTCGGCCAACAACCTGACCCTCGACGAGCAGCCGGCGACCTCGGCCGGCACTCCCGCGACCTCGCCCACAGCTGGTCCCCCGGGGGGCAGCGACGAACTGGGTCCCTTCGGCACCGACCACGCCTACCCGCTGACCGTCACCTCGCTCCTCTCCATGGCCAGCGCCAACCAGGCGGCCCAGGCCTGCTGCGTCCGGGACGGGATCACGCTGAAGCGCCGGGAGATGCTCGCCTCGGCGGAGGTGACCCCCTCGGCCGGCACACCGGCCACGCCCTCCGCCAGCTTCCAGCCCTTCACCTGCAAGCTCTGCCTTTTGGACGTGGAGGATGTGGCCGAGGCCATGTCGCTGCAGCAGTGCGGATGCCAGTTCTGCGTGGAG TGCATGCGCGCCTACGTGGAGTTCGAGATTTCCGAGGGCGCCTACGAGATCTCCTGCCCGGACGCCAAGTGCCCGGCTCAGGGCGCCATTTCGCTGCCCGAGATCGCGAACCTGACCACAACGAATCTGCTGAAGAAGCACCATCGCTACCGTCTGAATCGAG AAATCGAATTGGACAAGACGCGTACCTGGTGCCCGCGGGCTGGATGCGAGACCATCTGCATGGTGGGCGCCCAGCCGGGAGCAGCCAGCGCCATTTGCCAAATGGACGAGTCGCCGTCCACCTCGCAGAGCTACACGCCGCAGCAGGAGAGTGGAGGCGGCaacggcggcggcggaggagcCGGCGACCAGGTGGGCTCGGTGGCAGCAGTGCTCTCCATTGCTGTGCACTGTCCCTCCTGCAAGGACGAGTTCTGCGCTCTCTGCAAGAAAGCG TACCATCCGAACATTAGTTGCGACGAGTTCGGCCGCCGGCTGATTGCCGATGGCCAGGACGACATTGGAATCCCATTCGACAACGAGCTCATCAAGTGCTGCCCCATGTGCGCGGTGCCCATCGAGAAGGACGAGGGCTGTGCCCAGATGATGTGCAAGCGCTGCAAGCACGTCTTCTGCTGGTACTGTCTGGCCAGTTTGGAT GACGACTTCCTGTTGCGCCACTACGACAAGGGCCCTTGCAAGAACAAGCTGGGCCACTCGCGGGCCTCCGTGGTGTGGCATCGCGCCCAGGTGATCGGGATCTTCGCCGGCTTCGGCATCCTGCTGTTGGTGGCCTCGCCACTGCTGCTCCTGGCCGCTCCGTGCATCATCTGCTGCAAGTGCCGCGGCTGCAGCGGCTCCAAGATCGACGAGGTGGACGGCGAGCTGGAGGAGGAAGTCACCGCCTTGCAGGGCTAG
- the LOC6493955 gene encoding la-related protein Larp4B isoform X2, translating into MRPPMAMPSMPASTGLQPTEVHSHHPISHSHSHAHSHSHPHQVHATPPSQQDRSSHSHAKLPPLELLVENKISYSSSYQPEIKSAQRSPSSEEHCGSVARASIFDDAAENFVINFPSESSTAQHLLPLSETVPLLTHIEATVVDKQRSIRLNKNSASLIFTKKELSQNSHSHNHHHHPNQRRQHHSSLYGGGRKPTKHLPPTRGHHQRRSLPLSYNNNNLVTTGGSGGGGGVAGAAAAAGGGGKLVPLKQHHGTAGHTAHPTANSGGGAAAPSARKQLSYSWYAPVYSALEEELEQDSRDSSPIHNLANSKQHQRSASQRAASAASTALHATPRHAHVHDSGDAETVALLDPQVRSKVIIAPANGDAGGGGTGGVAGGGTGSGSTTTTGGGGGGGGGSGVGAGELEISLGLSGAGQLPRRRRFENFIKSLVGLKGSGASSRSSASGPPEREREQRDRERPASPEIRITRTPSEQDVVLRDPGGRQLGHHQKQQLANGRQGRSSLSISGSSSSLNVVQQKLWHVMRREGSASSLHQEKSQSIVQYTGLRKCETVLALTRQSQGHPQGHGLGMSQSRSQGHSLAVHGGSGVFSASGVEQIRPLNRLRNSISSMNGVGTCSRCSSLLSLAASGSRYSLANGFLPRPGSALGTPEIHEPHINVNAQIRLSGGSGSGTATSPSPPSNVTTATLHSSSANNLTLDEQPATSAGTPATSPTAGPPGGSDELGPFGTDHAYPLTVTSLLSMASANQAAQACCVRDGITLKRREMLASAEVTPSAGTPATPSASFQPFTCKLCLLDVEDVAEAMSLQQCGCQFCVEQLQHHQHHLFPQFA; encoded by the exons ATGCGGCCACCCATGGCGATGCCATCGATGCCAGCCTCGACGGGTCTGCAGCCGACTGAAGTTCACTCGCACCACCcgatctcccactcccactcccacgcGCATTCGCACTCGCACCCGCACCAGGTGCATGCCACGCCGCCGAGCCAGCAGGATCGGAGCTCGCACAGCCACGCCAAGCTGCCCCCGCTGGAACTGCTGGTGGAGAACAAGATCAGCTACAGCAGCAGCTACCAGCCGGAGATCAAGAGCGCCCAGCGGAGTCCCTCCTCCGAGGAGCACTGCGGGAGTGTCGCGCGGGCGAGCATCTTTGATGACGCCGCCGAGAACTTCGTGATCAACTTCCCCTCGGAGTCGAGCACAGCCCAGCACCTGCTGCCCCTGTCGGAGACGGTGCCCCTGCTCACCCACATCGAGGCGACGGTGGTGGACAAGCAGCGCTCCATCCGGCTGAACAAGAACAGCGCCTCCCTGATCTTCACCAAGAAGGAGCTGTCCCAGAATAGCCATTCccacaaccaccaccaccatcccAACCAGCGGAGGCAGCACCACAGCAGCCTGTACGGAGGGGGCCGGAAGCCCACCAAGCACCTACCGCCCACCCGGGGACACCACCAGCGGCGGAGTCTACCGCTcagctacaacaacaacaatctgGTGACCACCGGCGGCTcgggaggcggcggcggcgtaGCAGGAGCAGCTGCGGCTGCCGGAGGCGGTGGCAAGCTAGTCCCGCTGAAGCAGCACCACGGAACCGCTGGACACACGGCCCACCCTACGGCGAACAGTGGTGGAGGTGCCGCGGCTCCGTCCGCCCGCAAGCAGCTCTCCTACTCCTGGTACGCTCCTGTCTACAGCGCCCTTgaggaggagctggagcaggaTTCACGG GACTCGTCCCCCATCCACAATCTGGCCAACTCAAAGCAGCACCAGCGCTCCGCCAGCCAGAGGGCCGCCAGTGCCGCCTCCACCGCCCTGCATGCCACGCCCCGCCACGCCCACGTTCACGATTCCGGCGACGCGGAGACGGTTGCGCTGCTGGACCCGCAGGTGCGCAGCAAGGTCATCATTGCCCCGGCAAATGGCGACGCAGGTGGCGGCGGAACAGGCGGAGTGGCGGGTGGCGGCACTGGCTCTggctccaccaccaccaccgggggaggaggaggtggtggcggCGGCAGTGGCGTGGGAGCTGGAGAACTGGAGATCTCTCTGGGCCTATCTGGCGCTGGCCAACTGCCGCGTCGGCGCCGCTTCGAGAACTTCATCAAGTCGCTGGTGGGGCTCAAGGGGAGCGGGGCCAGCAGTCGCAGCAGCGCTAGTGGCCCGCCCGAGCGGGAACGAGAGCAGCGGGACCGGGAGCGTCCTGCCTCGCCGGAAATCCGGATCACGCGCACGCCCTCCGAGCAGGATGTGGTGCTGCGGGACCCCGGCGGCCGGCAACTTGGCCACCATCAGAAGCAGCAGCTAGCCAACGGGCGGCAGGGCAGGAGCAGCCTCAGCATTAGCGGGTCGAGCAGCTCCCTGAACGTGGTGCAGCAGAAGCTGTGGCACGTGATGCGGCGCGAGGGCAGCGCCAGCAGCCTGCACCAGGAGAAGTCGCAGTCGATTGTCCAGTACACCGGCCTGCGCAAGTGCGAGACGGTGCTGGCCCTGACCCGGCAGAGTCAGGGTCATCCCCAGGGCCACGGCCTCGGCATGAGCCAGAGCCGCAGCCAGGGCCACTCGCTGGCGGTGCACGGCGGCAGCGGAGTCTTCAGTGCCAGCGGCGTGGAGCAGATTCGCCCGCTGAACCGCCTGAGgaacagcatcagcagcatGAACGGCGTGGGCACCTGCTCGCGCTGCTCCAGCCTCCTGTCCCTGGCCGCCTCCGGGTCGCGGTACTCCCTGGCCAATGGCTTCCTGCCCCGGCCGGGCTCTGCCCTGGGCACCCCGGAGATCCACGAGCCGCATATCAACGTGAACGCCCAGATCCGACTCAGCgggggcagtggcagcggcacCGCAACCAGCCCCAGTCCGCCGTCCAACGTCACAACCGCCACGCTGCACTCCAGCTCGGCCAACAACCTGACCCTCGACGAGCAGCCGGCGACCTCGGCCGGCACTCCCGCGACCTCGCCCACAGCTGGTCCCCCGGGGGGCAGCGACGAACTGGGTCCCTTCGGCACCGACCACGCCTACCCGCTGACCGTCACCTCGCTCCTCTCCATGGCCAGCGCCAACCAGGCGGCCCAGGCCTGCTGCGTCCGGGACGGGATCACGCTGAAGCGCCGGGAGATGCTCGCCTCGGCGGAGGTGACCCCCTCGGCCGGCACACCGGCCACGCCCTCCGCCAGCTTCCAGCCCTTCACCTGCAAGCTCTGCCTTTTGGACGTGGAGGATGTGGCCGAGGCCATGTCGCTGCAGCAGTGCGGATGCCAGTTCTGCGTGGAG CAGCTCCAGCATCATCAGCATCATTTATTCCCTCAATTTGCATAG